A region of Desulfolithobacter dissulfuricans DNA encodes the following proteins:
- a CDS encoding YebC/PmpR family DNA-binding transcriptional regulator: protein MSGHSKWSTIKRKKGANDAKRGKIFTKLIKEITIAARMGGGDPEGNPRLRSAITAAKAQNMPKDNIERAIKKGTGDMEGVAYEEILYEGYGPGGVAVLVETMTDNKNRTVADVRHFFAKSGGNLGESGCVGWMFDKKGTILVDREGVDEDELMDLAIEAGAEDVIEEETSFQILTEPEDFSEVVDALEKSGITIVEASISMVPKNTVEVTEEKKARSLLKLLENLEDHDDVQKVHANFDIPDELMEQLS, encoded by the coding sequence GTGTCTGGACATTCAAAATGGAGCACCATCAAGAGGAAGAAAGGTGCCAATGACGCCAAACGCGGTAAGATTTTTACCAAGCTGATCAAGGAAATTACCATCGCCGCCCGGATGGGCGGGGGTGATCCCGAAGGAAATCCACGGCTCCGCAGTGCCATCACCGCAGCCAAAGCCCAGAACATGCCCAAGGACAATATCGAGCGGGCCATCAAGAAGGGTACCGGCGATATGGAAGGGGTGGCCTACGAGGAGATCCTGTATGAAGGGTATGGCCCGGGTGGCGTAGCGGTCCTGGTGGAGACCATGACCGACAACAAGAACCGGACCGTGGCAGATGTGCGGCATTTCTTCGCCAAGAGCGGTGGTAACCTGGGTGAGTCCGGCTGCGTGGGCTGGATGTTTGACAAGAAGGGTACCATCCTGGTGGACCGGGAAGGGGTCGATGAGGATGAACTCATGGACTTGGCCATCGAGGCCGGGGCCGAGGATGTGATCGAGGAGGAAACTTCGTTCCAGATCCTCACCGAGCCGGAAGACTTCAGCGAGGTGGTGGATGCCCTGGAAAAAAGCGGCATCACCATTGTCGAGGCCTCCATCTCCATGGTGCCCAAGAACACGGTGGAAGTGACCGAGGAGAAAAAAGCCAGGTCGCTTCTCAAGTTGCTGGAGAACCTGGAAGACCATGACGATGTACAGAAGGTGCACGCCAACTTCGATATTCCCGATGAACTGATGGAGCAGCTGTCGTAG
- the ruvB gene encoding Holliday junction branch migration DNA helicase RuvB, producing MNFEEELTGKRLVARQELADDVAPDTDLRPRSLDQYIGQEQVKESLQIFIQAARQRGEALDHVLFHGFPGLGKTTLAYIIAHEMQAGIKVTSGPVIERPGDLAAILTSLQAGDVLFIDEIHRLNHVVEEILYPAMEDYQLDLVIGQGPGARSVKMDLPRFTLVGATTRTGLLTPPLRDRFGVILRLDFYSPEELVTIIKRSARLFGIEIDDDGAMELGRRSRGTPRIANRLLRRVRDFSEVGGHKVITREVADRALTMLSVDQSGLDEMDRRILLTLIDKFQGGPIGLDTLATVVCEEKNTLEDVYEPFLIQSGFLVRTPRGRMATAAAYEHFGRPMRRGKGHQPGLFE from the coding sequence ATGAATTTTGAGGAAGAGCTGACAGGAAAGCGGCTGGTTGCCCGGCAGGAGCTGGCAGACGATGTGGCGCCGGATACCGACCTGCGGCCGCGGAGCCTGGACCAGTATATCGGCCAGGAACAGGTCAAGGAGTCGCTGCAGATTTTTATCCAGGCCGCCCGCCAGCGGGGTGAAGCCCTGGATCATGTCCTGTTCCACGGCTTTCCAGGGCTCGGCAAGACCACGCTGGCCTATATCATCGCCCACGAGATGCAGGCCGGAATCAAGGTGACCTCTGGTCCGGTGATCGAGCGGCCCGGTGATCTGGCCGCCATCCTCACCAGTCTCCAGGCCGGGGACGTCCTGTTCATTGACGAGATTCACCGCCTCAACCACGTGGTGGAAGAGATCCTCTATCCGGCCATGGAGGACTACCAGCTCGACCTGGTGATCGGCCAGGGACCGGGGGCGCGCTCGGTGAAAATGGATCTGCCCCGTTTTACCCTGGTCGGGGCCACCACCCGGACCGGTCTTCTGACCCCGCCGCTCCGGGACCGGTTCGGGGTGATTCTGCGGCTTGACTTTTATTCTCCGGAAGAGCTGGTGACTATCATCAAGCGTTCGGCCCGGCTGTTCGGAATAGAGATCGACGACGACGGGGCCATGGAACTGGGCCGGCGTTCCCGGGGGACGCCGCGGATCGCCAACCGGCTGCTCAGGCGGGTGCGGGATTTCTCCGAGGTGGGTGGCCACAAGGTGATTACCCGGGAGGTGGCGGACCGGGCACTGACCATGCTGTCTGTCGATCAGAGCGGTCTGGACGAGATGGACCGGCGTATTCTCCTGACGCTCATCGACAAGTTTCAGGGCGGTCCCATCGGGCTCGATACCTTGGCCACGGTGGTGTGCGAGGAAAAGAATACCCTGGAAGACGTGTATGAACCCTTCCTGATCCAGTCCGGTTTCCTGGTCCGGACCCCCAGGGGACGCATGGCCACGGCCGCGGCCTATGAACATTTCGGGCGGCCGATGCGCCGGGGAAAAGGGCACCAGCCGGGACTTTTTGAGTAA
- the mraZ gene encoding division/cell wall cluster transcriptional repressor MraZ yields MNKDRVGELRFRSRSEHTLDAKGRLNIPSRFREVLREVYDETLIVTNWQKSLKAYPVPEWEILEEKLLTEGRMQPGFGDFVRYVISGVTECPLDKQGRILLPGSLRTEFGIGKEVVLNGMLDHFEIWDKTAWQNETRRTRENFQNFEQGLSSLGIL; encoded by the coding sequence TTGAACAAGGACAGGGTCGGAGAACTCAGATTTCGCAGCAGGTCCGAGCATACGCTCGATGCCAAGGGGCGGCTCAATATCCCGAGCCGTTTCCGGGAAGTGCTGCGCGAGGTCTATGACGAGACCCTGATCGTCACCAACTGGCAAAAAAGTCTCAAGGCCTATCCCGTACCCGAGTGGGAGATACTGGAAGAGAAACTGCTCACCGAAGGCCGGATGCAGCCGGGGTTCGGTGATTTTGTCCGTTATGTTATCTCCGGTGTTACCGAATGTCCCCTGGACAAGCAGGGGCGCATCCTTCTTCCCGGTTCACTGCGTACCGAGTTTGGTATCGGCAAGGAAGTGGTCTTGAACGGCATGCTCGATCACTTCGAGATCTGGGACAAGACCGCCTGGCAGAACGAAACCCGCCGGACCAGGGAAAATTTTCAGAATTTCGAACAGGGACTTTCCTCGCTGGGGATCCTGTAG
- a CDS encoding UDP-N-acetylmuramoyl-L-alanyl-D-glutamate--2,6-diaminopimelate ligase, with translation MKLDALIDSLPRDLVLQVQADSPAPEITAIAADSRAVEPGSLFVALAGERVDGHDFIFQAVAQGAAAVVVEREVPAPGPGVAMIRVADTHLALGLLAAALHDHPAQKMVLIGLTGTNGKTTTSWLMEAMLTHQGNRVGVIGTVNYRYTDASGEQVLREAPLTTPDPVRLQGLLAEMAAAGVSHVIMEVSSHALVQKRVAGLRFDVAVFTNLSRDHLDFHGDMESYFAAKKLLFTRYLAPDGVAVIAMGDTVQDWGRRLYAELEAVCRRQTVCRRQTTGGYRLLASGFTADCQLRGRIEQQGVTGSRLVMECVADRRCVEDRRHETTRVVLDTSLTGTYNMANLLSAAGAGLALGLDLEQVAAGLATVGQVPGRLERVSLEGGPPELFPTVFVDYAHTPDALASVLATLRPLARGRLVCVFGCGGDRDQGKRPEMGRIAAELADLVVVTSDNPRTENPFVILAAIEEGIREGGLARYPVAELFFRQRGYILVEDRKKAIHLACCLAEPEDIVLVAGKGHESCQIIGPAGQAGSRRFFDDRLEAQNGLMTWNPRLVCAATRGRVVATGPIEAMTGRVSTDSRTIQPGDIFVALVGERFDGHAYVQAAVEKGAACVVVSRTCPDTGVVTVRVKDTLRALGDLAGFRRRLAGRRCTVAAITGSSGKTTVKEMTGAIFSRHLEPPWEVLKTRGNFNNLIGLPLSLLPLRATHRLAVLEMGMNRPGEIERLTGIGDPDIGCITNVQAAHLEGLGSVEGVMEAKGELFAAMRPDGVCVVNYDNPHTRRLARRTGKHQIGFAVTPAGRKYNPEVRATRVANLGEKGVRFTLHIGPWKERLTVAAPGLHNVSNCCAAAAIAHAAGIAPETIVQGLVAYRAVDKRMQLYRLPGGIQVVNDAYNANPASMAAALETVSSFGSKDCRRVAALGDMLELGDGAREAHAEVGRRVAELGFDLLVVTGRFADTVAEGARMGGMDARQIQVFTDTDTMAGWLHALIICGRLTGDDWILVKGSRGMRMERVIHGLEDRLSLQTGQLS, from the coding sequence ATGAAACTTGATGCCCTGATAGATTCCCTGCCCCGGGACCTGGTGCTCCAGGTGCAGGCGGACAGCCCTGCTCCGGAAATAACGGCCATTGCCGCCGATTCCAGGGCGGTGGAGCCGGGCAGTCTCTTTGTCGCCCTTGCCGGAGAGCGGGTGGACGGGCACGATTTTATCTTCCAGGCTGTGGCCCAGGGAGCAGCCGCGGTGGTGGTCGAGCGGGAAGTACCGGCACCGGGCCCGGGTGTAGCGATGATCCGGGTGGCAGACACACACCTGGCTCTTGGTCTGCTGGCAGCGGCCCTGCACGATCATCCGGCGCAGAAGATGGTGCTGATCGGCCTCACCGGCACCAACGGCAAGACCACCACTTCCTGGCTCATGGAAGCCATGCTCACCCACCAGGGGAATCGGGTGGGGGTGATCGGGACGGTTAATTACCGCTATACCGACGCCAGCGGAGAACAGGTCCTGCGGGAAGCACCGTTGACCACCCCGGATCCGGTTCGGCTCCAGGGTCTGCTGGCGGAAATGGCAGCGGCCGGGGTGAGCCACGTGATCATGGAGGTCTCCTCCCATGCCCTGGTTCAGAAACGGGTGGCCGGGCTCAGGTTTGATGTGGCGGTCTTTACCAACCTCAGCCGTGATCACCTGGATTTCCACGGTGACATGGAATCCTATTTTGCGGCCAAGAAGCTGCTCTTCACCCGTTACCTGGCCCCGGACGGAGTTGCGGTCATCGCCATGGGCGATACGGTGCAGGACTGGGGACGGCGGCTGTATGCGGAGCTGGAGGCAGTGTGTCGAAGACAGACGGTGTGTCGAAGACAGACGACCGGTGGCTATCGGCTGCTTGCCTCCGGTTTCACGGCCGACTGTCAGCTGCGCGGGCGCATCGAACAGCAGGGGGTGACCGGCAGCCGCCTGGTCATGGAGTGTGTCGCAGACAGACGGTGTGTCGAAGATAGACGACATGAGACCACAAGGGTGGTACTCGACACCTCCCTGACCGGCACATACAACATGGCCAACCTGCTCAGCGCCGCCGGGGCCGGCCTGGCGCTTGGCCTGGACCTGGAGCAGGTGGCCGCGGGTCTGGCCACGGTGGGGCAGGTTCCCGGTCGGCTGGAACGGGTCAGCCTGGAAGGGGGGCCTCCGGAACTCTTTCCCACCGTGTTCGTCGATTATGCCCACACGCCCGATGCCCTGGCCAGTGTCCTGGCCACCCTCCGTCCCCTGGCCCGGGGCAGGCTTGTCTGCGTCTTTGGCTGCGGCGGTGACCGGGACCAGGGCAAACGACCGGAGATGGGCCGGATCGCGGCCGAGCTGGCCGATCTGGTGGTGGTGACCTCGGATAATCCGCGTACCGAAAATCCCTTTGTCATCCTGGCCGCTATCGAGGAAGGTATACGGGAAGGCGGGCTCGCCAGGTACCCAGTGGCAGAGCTCTTTTTCCGTCAGCGGGGCTATATCCTGGTGGAGGATCGGAAGAAGGCCATCCATCTGGCCTGCTGCCTGGCTGAACCGGAAGATATTGTCCTTGTCGCCGGCAAGGGACATGAGAGCTGCCAGATCATCGGTCCGGCCGGGCAGGCCGGGAGCCGACGGTTTTTTGACGACCGGCTCGAGGCGCAAAACGGGCTCATGACCTGGAATCCGCGCCTGGTCTGCGCCGCGACCAGGGGTCGGGTTGTGGCCACCGGTCCGATTGAAGCCATGACGGGCCGGGTCTCCACCGACAGCAGGACCATCCAGCCCGGCGACATCTTCGTCGCCCTGGTCGGTGAGCGGTTTGACGGCCATGCCTATGTCCAGGCAGCGGTGGAAAAAGGTGCGGCCTGCGTCGTGGTTTCGCGAACGTGCCCGGATACCGGGGTTGTGACGGTCCGGGTCAAAGACACCCTGCGGGCTCTTGGCGACCTGGCGGGATTTCGGCGTCGTTTGGCGGGCCGCAGATGCACGGTGGCCGCCATCACCGGCAGTTCCGGCAAGACCACGGTCAAGGAGATGACCGGTGCCATTTTCAGCCGCCATCTCGAGCCGCCGTGGGAGGTGCTCAAGACCCGGGGCAACTTCAATAATCTGATCGGCCTGCCCCTGTCGCTTCTTCCCCTGCGGGCCACCCATCGGCTGGCTGTCCTGGAGATGGGTATGAACCGGCCCGGTGAAATCGAGCGCCTCACCGGGATCGGTGATCCGGACATCGGCTGTATCACCAATGTCCAGGCCGCCCATCTGGAAGGCCTGGGCAGCGTGGAAGGGGTCATGGAGGCCAAGGGCGAGCTCTTTGCCGCCATGCGACCCGATGGTGTCTGTGTGGTCAATTACGACAACCCCCATACAAGGCGGTTGGCCCGGCGTACCGGGAAGCACCAGATCGGTTTTGCGGTGACCCCTGCGGGCAGAAAATACAATCCCGAGGTCCGGGCCACCAGGGTGGCAAACCTTGGGGAAAAAGGCGTCCGCTTCACCCTCCATATCGGCCCCTGGAAGGAGCGGCTCACCGTGGCTGCGCCGGGACTGCACAACGTGAGTAACTGCTGCGCCGCAGCTGCCATCGCCCATGCGGCCGGGATAGCGCCGGAAACCATTGTTCAGGGGCTTGTTGCCTATCGGGCGGTGGATAAACGGATGCAGCTATACCGGCTGCCCGGCGGTATCCAGGTGGTCAACGATGCCTACAATGCCAATCCCGCCTCCATGGCCGCGGCCCTGGAAACCGTATCATCCTTTGGCAGCAAAGACTGCCGACGGGTGGCGGCCCTGGGTGACATGCTGGAACTTGGGGACGGAGCCCGGGAGGCCCATGCGGAGGTGGGCCGTCGGGTGGCAGAGCTTGGTTTCGATCTCCTGGTCGTCACCGGCCGGTTTGCCGATACCGTGGCCGAAGGGGCCCGGATGGGCGGCATGGATGCGCGGCAGATCCAGGTCTTTACCGATACCGACACCATGGCCGGCTGGCTCCATGCCCTTATTATCTGCGGCCGGCTGACCGGGGACGACTGGATCCTGGTCAAGGGCTCACGCGGGATGCGTATGGAGCGAGTGATCCACGGGCTGGAGGACCGGTTGAGCCTGCAAACAGGCCAGTTGAGTTGA
- a CDS encoding PASTA domain-containing protein: MVGFSGDGVGLAGAESIYDILLQPGELQAADVPEIDFGGQESFGGRGMDVVLSLDLELQKKIEQELGRMLEQQAADRGMALAMEVRTGRILAMVSLPSFNPNHFWQADDPARRNQVVSEPLAEDLVRPLLARAGAISSQGPFGPPLPPEAVAAPDLGLTAGDVAEAGARFGLRNPLPGRSSVCDTPSVFDTLPSVAVVGAAGQNNVAGQGITLLKVAAAASMINGGRRVEPVFLEAVYDRATGRTYTRSESYDRKKRRQVVDPVLALRLRRELLSTMQGSGTMAVYSRSGRRTEVKDQTRITVLQDLVLGVTPRKNPQVLLLLVTSRDSYYPLPGEVDTRARSLADLGMELLPDILESSSQTLVADHPAGRDEANYKRFLIASHIEYREEKKKYAPLPREAMPEVVGLSLRKGLQRLDGKKILVRIQGSGRIVGQRPGPGEPLAAGQECVLTLEPVI, translated from the coding sequence GTGGTAGGTTTTTCAGGAGATGGGGTAGGGCTGGCCGGAGCCGAGTCCATCTATGACATTCTCCTGCAGCCTGGCGAGCTCCAGGCCGCGGATGTGCCGGAGATCGACTTTGGCGGCCAGGAGAGTTTCGGCGGCCGTGGCATGGATGTGGTCCTGAGCCTGGATCTTGAGCTGCAGAAGAAGATAGAGCAGGAGCTGGGCCGGATGCTGGAACAACAGGCCGCCGACCGGGGCATGGCCCTGGCCATGGAGGTCCGTACCGGCAGAATCCTGGCCATGGTGAGCCTGCCATCGTTTAATCCCAATCATTTCTGGCAGGCTGATGATCCGGCCCGCCGTAACCAGGTGGTCAGTGAACCCCTGGCAGAAGACCTGGTTCGGCCCCTGCTGGCCCGGGCCGGGGCGATCAGCAGCCAGGGTCCTTTTGGCCCGCCATTGCCGCCGGAAGCAGTCGCGGCTCCGGACCTGGGGTTGACCGCCGGGGATGTGGCGGAAGCCGGAGCCCGTTTCGGGCTCCGTAACCCGCTGCCGGGCCGGTCGTCTGTCTGCGACACACCGTCTGTCTTCGACACACTGCCGTCGGTGGCTGTGGTGGGGGCTGCCGGCCAGAATAATGTCGCAGGGCAGGGGATCACCCTTCTGAAGGTGGCGGCGGCGGCCAGCATGATCAATGGCGGTCGTCGGGTGGAACCTGTTTTCCTCGAGGCGGTGTATGACCGGGCAACAGGGCGGACCTATACCCGTTCGGAAAGTTATGACCGCAAAAAACGTCGCCAGGTGGTTGACCCGGTCCTGGCACTCAGGCTGCGTCGGGAACTCCTGTCCACCATGCAGGGCAGCGGGACCATGGCCGTGTACAGCCGCTCGGGCCGCCGTACCGAGGTGAAGGACCAGACAAGAATAACTGTCCTGCAGGACCTGGTTCTCGGGGTGACCCCGAGGAAAAACCCCCAGGTTCTGCTCTTGCTGGTTACCAGTCGTGACTCTTACTACCCGCTTCCCGGAGAGGTCGATACCAGGGCCCGGTCTCTGGCCGACCTGGGGATGGAACTCCTGCCGGACATCCTGGAGAGCAGCAGCCAGACCCTGGTGGCAGACCATCCCGCCGGCCGGGATGAAGCCAACTACAAACGGTTTCTTATCGCCAGCCATATCGAGTACCGGGAAGAAAAAAAGAAATACGCTCCTTTACCCAGGGAGGCCATGCCGGAGGTGGTGGGCTTGAGCCTGCGCAAGGGATTGCAGCGGCTCGATGGCAAGAAAATACTGGTCCGGATCCAGGGCAGCGGCCGGATAGTCGGCCAGCGCCCGGGTCCCGGAGAGCCCCTGGCCGCCGGTCAGGAATGTGTGTTGACCCTGGAGCCGGTTATCTGA
- the ruvA gene encoding Holliday junction branch migration protein RuvA — protein MIAALTGTIFHKLPGSVIVDVRGVGYEVQVSGRTYDRLPSTGEETFLYIHTSVREDAITLYGFSEPEEKELFLLLNTVSGVGPKLALSILSGISAAELCEAISMKNLSRLVALSGVGKKTAQRLCMELGEKVGALAGGWDGGDLETAAPAAVEGHAMQDAASALVNLGYPQNMAWQALRSVQQHDPEAAAAMKVEELIREALQVLAR, from the coding sequence ATGATAGCCGCGCTCACAGGAACCATCTTTCATAAACTGCCTGGCAGTGTCATAGTCGATGTACGCGGGGTGGGCTACGAGGTCCAGGTCTCGGGTCGGACCTATGACCGGCTGCCTTCCACGGGTGAAGAAACCTTTCTTTACATCCATACCAGTGTCCGGGAGGATGCCATCACCCTGTACGGCTTCAGCGAGCCCGAGGAAAAGGAGCTCTTCCTGCTCCTGAACACGGTCTCCGGGGTCGGGCCCAAGCTGGCCCTGTCCATCCTTTCCGGGATTTCCGCGGCCGAGCTGTGCGAGGCTATCAGCATGAAGAATCTCTCCCGCCTGGTTGCCCTGTCCGGAGTGGGCAAGAAAACAGCCCAGCGGTTGTGTATGGAACTGGGCGAAAAGGTGGGCGCCCTGGCCGGTGGCTGGGATGGGGGCGATTTGGAAACCGCCGCTCCGGCCGCAGTGGAAGGACATGCCATGCAGGACGCGGCATCGGCTCTTGTCAATCTCGGTTATCCCCAGAACATGGCCTGGCAGGCCCTGCGCAGTGTCCAGCAACACGATCCCGAGGCAGCGGCTGCCATGAAGGTCGAGGAGCTGATCCGTGAGGCGCTGCAGGTGCTGGCCCGATGA
- the ruvC gene encoding crossover junction endodeoxyribonuclease RuvC, with translation MGAVKIIRILGIDPGSRATGYGVIEKNGPLLGFVTCGTIRTREKDFSRRLFEIHQGLREVINCHRPEVAAVEDVFVATNPRSAMKLGQARGVAVVAAMQSDLEVFDYTPRMVKQAVAGYGQADKAQVQRMVQVLLELSGMPSSDAADALAVAICHANHMDYIRKNC, from the coding sequence ATGGGAGCAGTAAAGATCATCCGGATCCTGGGCATTGACCCTGGTTCCCGGGCCACCGGCTATGGCGTGATCGAGAAAAACGGGCCCCTGCTCGGTTTTGTCACCTGCGGTACCATCCGGACCCGGGAAAAGGATTTTTCCCGGCGACTCTTTGAGATTCACCAGGGATTGCGCGAAGTGATCAACTGCCACCGGCCCGAAGTGGCGGCGGTGGAAGATGTCTTTGTGGCAACCAATCCCCGCTCGGCCATGAAACTCGGCCAGGCCCGGGGGGTGGCCGTGGTTGCGGCCATGCAAAGCGATCTGGAGGTTTTTGACTACACGCCGCGGATGGTCAAGCAGGCCGTGGCCGGATACGGTCAGGCCGACAAGGCCCAGGTGCAGCGCATGGTCCAGGTTCTGCTGGAGCTTTCCGGCATGCCTTCCAGTGACGCCGCCGACGCCCTGGCGGTGGCCATCTGCCACGCCAATCACATGGATTACATCAGAAAAAATTGTTGA
- a CDS encoding RlmE family RNA methyltransferase, which yields MRKVKDYYFEKARKDNYPARSVYKLEEVQKKYRFLKKGQRVLDLGCHPGSWSLYAARIVGSRGVVAGVDLSHTDLPTQKGHAEICWLCYDVYSDELLEHLKKTWPGFHVLLSDMAPRTTGSQYADHQQSLRLVRRALDIAAVLLHERGTFYAKAFQGEDFPELLKECKPLFETVKVVKPDSSRRESREVFILGRGFKPREARTRRLSKENQ from the coding sequence ATGCGTAAGGTCAAGGATTATTACTTTGAAAAGGCCAGGAAGGACAACTATCCGGCCCGGTCTGTGTACAAGCTGGAAGAGGTCCAGAAAAAGTACCGTTTTCTCAAGAAGGGGCAACGGGTGCTGGATCTCGGTTGCCACCCGGGAAGCTGGAGTCTGTATGCGGCCCGGATCGTCGGCAGCAGGGGCGTGGTGGCCGGTGTGGATCTTTCGCACACCGATCTGCCGACGCAAAAAGGCCATGCTGAAATCTGTTGGCTCTGTTATGATGTCTATTCCGATGAACTGCTGGAACACTTGAAGAAAACCTGGCCTGGCTTCCATGTCCTCCTGTCGGATATGGCGCCCAGAACTACGGGCAGTCAGTACGCCGACCACCAGCAGTCACTCCGACTCGTGCGCCGGGCCCTGGATATCGCCGCTGTGCTGCTCCATGAACGGGGCACCTTCTATGCCAAGGCGTTCCAGGGGGAGGATTTTCCGGAACTGCTCAAGGAGTGCAAGCCTCTTTTTGAAACCGTCAAGGTGGTCAAACCGGACAGCTCCCGCCGGGAAAGCCGGGAGGTGTTCATCCTGGGGCGCGGTTTCAAGCCCAGAGAGGCCAGGACAAGGCGACTTTCGAAGGAAAATCAATAA
- the rsmH gene encoding 16S rRNA (cytosine(1402)-N(4))-methyltransferase RsmH, whose translation MGSAPHVSVLLGEVLAYLQPQGGGVYVDGTLGLGGHAEAILEASAPGGRVIGFEWDQEAAALAAERLARFGDRIRIIPASYAELAGRLEEAGELPVDGLLLDLGVSSLQLDRPERGFSFRHDAPLDMRMSADLSLTGADLVARLGEEELADVFYRFGEERQARRIARFVVEERKKTPITTTRQLAELVARAIPRKYHPRRIHVATRVFQALRIAVNREFDNIVQVLAQAPSVLKKGGVLCVITFHSLEDRIVKRGLMDNPAYELVTRKPVEPSPEEIQRNPRARSARLRVARIVTTLDSGLRD comes from the coding sequence ATGGGCTCTGCTCCGCACGTATCTGTCCTGCTCGGCGAAGTGCTGGCGTATCTGCAGCCGCAGGGCGGCGGGGTGTACGTGGATGGAACCCTTGGCCTGGGCGGACATGCCGAAGCCATCCTCGAGGCCAGTGCCCCCGGCGGCCGGGTGATCGGCTTTGAATGGGATCAAGAGGCCGCGGCCCTGGCGGCGGAGCGGCTGGCCCGGTTCGGAGACCGGATTCGGATCATCCCTGCCTCGTATGCAGAGCTTGCCGGGCGCCTGGAAGAGGCCGGGGAATTGCCCGTTGACGGATTGCTGCTTGATCTGGGGGTTTCCTCCCTTCAGCTCGATCGGCCGGAGCGGGGTTTTAGCTTCCGCCACGACGCGCCGCTTGACATGCGGATGTCAGCGGATCTGTCGCTGACCGGGGCGGATCTTGTCGCCCGGCTCGGTGAAGAGGAGCTTGCCGATGTCTTCTACCGCTTCGGCGAGGAACGGCAGGCCCGTCGCATAGCCCGTTTTGTGGTCGAAGAACGGAAAAAAACACCGATCACCACCACCAGGCAGCTGGCTGAGCTGGTGGCCCGGGCCATCCCGCGGAAATATCATCCCCGCCGGATCCATGTGGCCACCCGGGTGTTTCAGGCCCTGCGCATCGCGGTCAACCGGGAGTTTGACAATATTGTCCAGGTGCTTGCCCAGGCACCGTCTGTCCTCAAGAAGGGCGGAGTGCTCTGCGTGATCACCTTTCATTCGCTGGAAGACCGGATAGTCAAGCGCGGGCTTATGGACAACCCGGCCTATGAGCTGGTGACCAGGAAACCGGTGGAACCATCCCCGGAAGAAATCCAGCGAAATCCCCGGGCCCGCAGTGCCAGGCTCAGGGTTGCAAGAATTGTGACTACCCTCGATTCAGGATTACGTGACTGA